In one window of Erythrolamprus reginae isolate rEryReg1 chromosome 1, rEryReg1.hap1, whole genome shotgun sequence DNA:
- the CCDC124 gene encoding coiled-coil domain-containing protein 124 isoform X2, which produces MPKKFQGENTKSAVARARKAEAKAAADAKRQKEMEDAFWRDEDKHVVRKEQRKEEREKRRLEQLGRKKALQRLLEEEDAQLKGKAPKAPAPTKVTRAQIDEALRKELKDGTDPADPAGEKPKSHLEAPLEENLNRRVLEEGSVEARTIEEAIAVLSVAEDPDRHPERRMKAAFSAFEEGALPRLKQENPNMRLSQLKQLLKKEWTRSPENPLNQRHASYNSQK; this is translated from the exons ATGCCCAAGAAGTTCCAGGGGGAGAACACCAAGTCGGCCGTCGCCCGTGCCAGGAAGGCCGAGGCCAAGGCGGCGGCCGATGCCAAGCGGCAGAAGGAGATGGAAGACGCCTTCTGGAGGGACGAGGACAAGCACGTGGTGCGGAAGGAGCAGAGGAAG gAGGAGCGGGAGAAGCGGCGCCTGGAGCAGCTGGGGCGGAAGAAGGCCCTGCAGCggctgctggaggaggaggacgcCCAGCTGAAGGGCAAAGCCCCCAAGGCCCCCGCCCCCACCAAGGTCACGCGGGCCCAGATCGACGAGGCCCTGCGCAAGGAGCTGAAGGACGGCACGGACCCCGCTGACCCTGCCGGAG AGAAGCCGAAGAGCCACCTGGAGGCGCCCTTGGAGGAGAACCTGAACCGGCGGGTGCTGGAGGAGGGCTCGGTGGAAGCCCGCACCATTGAGGAGGCCATTGCTGTGCTCAG CGTGGCCGAGGACCCTGACCGCCACCCGGAGCGCCGGATGAAGGCGGCCTTCTCGGCCTTCGAAGAGGGGGCCCTTCCCCGCCTGAAGCAGGAGAACCCCAACATGCGCCTGTCCCAGCTGAAGCAGCTGCTGAAGAAGGAGTGGACGAGGTCCCCCGAGAACCCCCTGAACCAGCGCCACGCCTCCTACAACAGCCAGAAGTGA
- the CCDC124 gene encoding coiled-coil domain-containing protein 124 isoform X1, whose protein sequence is MPKKFQGENTKSAVARARKAEAKAAADAKRQKEMEDAFWRDEDKHVVRKEQRKEEREKRRLEQLGRKKALQRLLEEEDAQLKGKAPKAPAPTKVTRAQIDEALRKELKDGTDPADPAGGGEKPKSHLEAPLEENLNRRVLEEGSVEARTIEEAIAVLSVAEDPDRHPERRMKAAFSAFEEGALPRLKQENPNMRLSQLKQLLKKEWTRSPENPLNQRHASYNSQK, encoded by the exons ATGCCCAAGAAGTTCCAGGGGGAGAACACCAAGTCGGCCGTCGCCCGTGCCAGGAAGGCCGAGGCCAAGGCGGCGGCCGATGCCAAGCGGCAGAAGGAGATGGAAGACGCCTTCTGGAGGGACGAGGACAAGCACGTGGTGCGGAAGGAGCAGAGGAAG gAGGAGCGGGAGAAGCGGCGCCTGGAGCAGCTGGGGCGGAAGAAGGCCCTGCAGCggctgctggaggaggaggacgcCCAGCTGAAGGGCAAAGCCCCCAAGGCCCCCGCCCCCACCAAGGTCACGCGGGCCCAGATCGACGAGGCCCTGCGCAAGGAGCTGAAGGACGGCACGGACCCCGCTGACCCTGCCGGAGGTGGGG AGAAGCCGAAGAGCCACCTGGAGGCGCCCTTGGAGGAGAACCTGAACCGGCGGGTGCTGGAGGAGGGCTCGGTGGAAGCCCGCACCATTGAGGAGGCCATTGCTGTGCTCAG CGTGGCCGAGGACCCTGACCGCCACCCGGAGCGCCGGATGAAGGCGGCCTTCTCGGCCTTCGAAGAGGGGGCCCTTCCCCGCCTGAAGCAGGAGAACCCCAACATGCGCCTGTCCCAGCTGAAGCAGCTGCTGAAGAAGGAGTGGACGAGGTCCCCCGAGAACCCCCTGAACCAGCGCCACGCCTCCTACAACAGCCAGAAGTGA